AAACGCCAACAACCATATTATTAATCAACGATCTGTAAAGGCCATGCATAGACCTATGACGAGGTTGCTCGGTTGGGCGTGTAACAATAACGGAATTTCCCTCAACGGTAACAGTGATATCTCTATCAACCTTCTGCTTCAGTTCACCGAGCGGGCCTTTCACGCTAACCACATTACCGGAGTCCACTTTTATGGTAACTCCATGTGGTAAGTTTACAGGTTTTTTTCCAATTCGTGACATTACAATTCTCTAATTAATTAGTAAACGTAACAAAGTACTTCCCCGCCAACGTTCTGAATTCTAGCCTCTTTATCGGTCATTAAACCGTGAGAAGTAGAAACGATAGCCACTCCAAGTCCGTTAAGCACGCGAGGCATTTCAGCCACTCCGGCATATTGGCGTAAACCAGGCGAAGAAACACGCTCAAGGTGCTTAATAGCCGGCTTCTTGGTTACGGGATGATATTTCAGGGCTATTTTAATGGTGCCCTGTGGACCTTCCTCAACAAACTTAAAACTGAGGATATAACCCTTCTCAAAAAGAATTCGCGTAAGTTCCTTTTTCATCTTTGAAGCAGGAATCTCAACCACTCTGTGGTTTGCCCTCACGGCATTGCGAATACGGGTTAAGAAATCTGCAATAGGATCAGTCATTGCTCAACCTAGTTAAATAAATTACCAACTTGCCTTCTTAATTCCTGGTATTAGGCCGTTTGAGGCCATTTCCCGGAAAGTAATTCTGCTAACACCAAATAACCGCATATATCCCTTTGGTCGTCCAGTAATTTTGCAACGGTTGTGCAGACGGACAGGATTAGAGTTAGGTGGAAGTTTGCTCAAACCAACATAGTCACCTTCGGCTTTTAGCTTAGCTCGCTTTTCAGCATACTTCTCAACTAACTTGAGGCGCTTAACCTCGCGAGCCTTCATTGATTCTTTTGCCATATAGCACTAGTTCTTTTTGATGTTTTTAAACGGAATACCAAACTCGCGAAGTAGAGCAAAGCCTTCTTCGTCTGAATTAGCAGAGGTAACAAAGCTAATCTCCATACCTAAAATCTTTGTAATCTTATCGATATCAATTTCAGGGAAAATTAACTGCTCACGGATACCAAGGGAGTAGTTACCCTGGCCATCAAACCTCTCTTCAACACCGTTAAAGTCACGG
The Williamwhitmania sp. genome window above contains:
- the rpsH gene encoding 30S ribosomal protein S8, translating into MTDPIADFLTRIRNAVRANHRVVEIPASKMKKELTRILFEKGYILSFKFVEEGPQGTIKIALKYHPVTKKPAIKHLERVSSPGLRQYAGVAEMPRVLNGLGVAIVSTSHGLMTDKEARIQNVGGEVLCYVY
- the rpsN gene encoding 30S ribosomal protein S14, coding for MAKESMKAREVKRLKLVEKYAEKRAKLKAEGDYVGLSKLPPNSNPVRLHNRCKITGRPKGYMRLFGVSRITFREMASNGLIPGIKKASW